A DNA window from Luteolibacter luteus contains the following coding sequences:
- a CDS encoding PVC-type heme-binding CxxCH protein, giving the protein MKPKHPGKILLLPMALLSGGISHALDTSLVRGTKPLTPEEEQKMLHVPEGFEIQLFAAEPEIDKPINIAFDDRGRMWVTSSREYPYAATRDRWSDPEGTRVSGSRDAILIFEDTDKDGRADKRTVFADGLNIPTGVLPYKNGCIAWSIPNIWFFEDTDGDGTCDKRSILFGPLGWEKDVHGNCSSYRLAPDGWVYATHGFSNTSHFKVRPENLKGAKPGDPGTELSLNSGNVFRFLPDGSRIELFSAGQVNPFGLSWDRHGNLYSADCHSAPIYQLLPGAVYPSFGKPDDGLGFGPVMMHHTHSSTGICGITYLDRDLWGEAWHDQILIGNVVTSRINRDRVRFVGSTPTASEEPDFLSSDDPWFRPVDLRIGPDRALYVADFYNKIIGHYEVPLEHPGRDRERGRIWRIVKKDGLPQTKETADPIAVLRFEARSGPLSQAAQEKVRQWLRSPDALERRVAVEALLKPLSTDWLPDLLQAFSITPAEDLSLRQQLRIVIREHLKLSGGFAKVGGAQISVDLQQELAVIARSVNSNEAASYVLSRLKSDPGDPAETAKTLSRLATMLPAADLMAYAKERFAKDRGVQADLLLAIADGVQQRGELPGSDLTSWGNGLAADLLDQAETPGWIAVADPKSPASPWVLQSRGSEDQGEIEVISSLAAAGAEPEGRMGTLRSAAFAAPASLSFYLCGHSGPPDQAAHARDFVRLVDEASGAEIQRALPPRNDVAQRVVWDLSAHQGKQVRFEVTDGDSGEAYAWLAVGRFEPALISTASFAGEHLRTQRLSRLALLLKYAAPSGIREKLAAWLPAPPPPPPSAITPEMRAEADKLIAARTGSFQQATADKGKGAAVFTANCASCHAIGGKGALVGPQLDGIGNRGPARLIEDILDPSRNVDAHFRLHLITKKDGSVIGGLERGSVGEVLVCVDAAGNEHRVPKSEISSNEETGLSLMPPSFAAAIPEGDFHALLAWLLDFK; this is encoded by the coding sequence ATGAAACCCAAGCACCCCGGCAAAATCCTGCTCCTTCCCATGGCCCTGCTCTCGGGCGGGATCTCTCATGCGCTCGATACCTCGCTGGTCCGCGGAACGAAGCCGCTGACTCCGGAGGAAGAGCAGAAAATGCTCCACGTGCCGGAGGGTTTCGAGATCCAGCTTTTCGCCGCCGAACCGGAGATCGACAAGCCGATCAACATCGCCTTCGACGACCGCGGCCGCATGTGGGTCACCAGTTCGCGGGAGTATCCTTACGCCGCCACCCGCGACCGCTGGTCCGATCCGGAAGGGACCCGCGTCAGCGGCAGCCGGGACGCGATCCTGATCTTTGAAGATACCGACAAGGACGGCCGCGCCGACAAGCGTACCGTCTTTGCCGATGGGCTCAACATCCCCACCGGGGTGTTGCCGTACAAAAACGGGTGCATTGCGTGGAGCATCCCGAACATCTGGTTCTTCGAGGACACGGATGGCGATGGCACCTGCGACAAGCGCAGCATCCTCTTCGGCCCGCTTGGCTGGGAGAAGGACGTGCATGGCAATTGCTCCAGCTATCGGCTCGCTCCGGATGGTTGGGTTTACGCGACCCATGGTTTCAGCAACACCAGCCACTTCAAAGTCCGCCCTGAGAATCTCAAGGGTGCGAAACCCGGAGATCCCGGCACCGAGCTTTCGCTGAACTCTGGCAACGTCTTCCGCTTTCTGCCCGACGGCAGTCGCATCGAGCTCTTCAGCGCGGGGCAGGTGAATCCCTTCGGCCTCTCGTGGGATCGTCATGGGAATCTCTACAGCGCCGATTGCCACAGCGCGCCGATCTATCAGCTTCTGCCTGGCGCGGTATATCCCAGCTTCGGGAAGCCGGATGACGGACTGGGCTTCGGACCGGTGATGATGCATCACACCCACTCGTCCACCGGGATTTGCGGGATCACCTACCTCGATCGTGACCTGTGGGGAGAGGCATGGCACGATCAGATCCTGATCGGGAATGTGGTCACCTCCCGGATCAATCGCGACCGTGTCCGCTTTGTCGGAAGCACGCCGACCGCGAGCGAAGAGCCGGATTTCCTCAGCAGCGATGATCCTTGGTTCCGGCCGGTGGATCTACGGATTGGGCCCGACCGCGCGCTTTATGTGGCCGATTTCTACAACAAGATCATCGGTCACTACGAGGTGCCTCTGGAACACCCGGGACGGGATCGCGAGCGCGGCCGGATTTGGCGGATCGTGAAGAAGGACGGGCTGCCGCAGACCAAGGAAACCGCGGATCCGATTGCCGTGCTGCGTTTCGAGGCGCGTTCCGGTCCGCTTTCCCAAGCGGCGCAGGAAAAGGTGCGGCAATGGCTGAGATCGCCGGATGCCTTGGAGCGGCGGGTAGCGGTGGAGGCATTGTTGAAGCCGCTCTCCACCGATTGGCTGCCGGATCTGTTGCAGGCCTTCTCCATCACTCCGGCAGAGGATCTCTCGCTGCGGCAACAGCTCCGCATCGTGATTCGCGAGCATCTGAAGCTTTCGGGTGGCTTTGCCAAGGTGGGTGGCGCCCAGATTTCCGTGGATCTCCAGCAGGAGCTTGCAGTGATTGCGCGCTCGGTGAACTCGAACGAAGCCGCCAGCTATGTGCTCTCCCGGCTCAAGAGTGATCCGGGAGATCCTGCGGAAACGGCGAAGACGCTCAGCCGTCTCGCGACCATGTTGCCCGCGGCTGATCTCATGGCTTATGCGAAGGAGCGCTTCGCCAAGGACCGGGGAGTGCAGGCGGACCTGCTGCTCGCGATTGCCGATGGCGTGCAGCAGCGCGGCGAGTTGCCGGGGAGCGATCTCACGTCGTGGGGGAATGGTTTGGCGGCGGATCTTCTGGACCAAGCTGAAACTCCGGGATGGATTGCGGTGGCGGATCCGAAATCCCCCGCTTCGCCATGGGTATTGCAATCGCGCGGTTCCGAGGATCAGGGCGAGATCGAAGTGATCTCGAGTCTCGCTGCTGCCGGAGCGGAGCCGGAGGGCCGAATGGGCACCTTGCGTTCGGCGGCCTTTGCGGCACCCGCGAGTTTGTCCTTCTACCTCTGCGGTCACTCCGGTCCTCCGGATCAAGCAGCCCATGCACGGGATTTCGTTCGGCTGGTCGATGAGGCCAGCGGAGCGGAGATCCAACGCGCGCTGCCGCCGAGGAATGACGTGGCACAGCGTGTGGTCTGGGATCTCTCCGCGCATCAAGGGAAGCAAGTCCGCTTCGAGGTTACGGACGGTGACTCGGGAGAAGCCTATGCATGGCTCGCGGTCGGACGGTTCGAGCCTGCGCTGATCTCCACCGCTTCCTTTGCAGGAGAGCATTTGCGAACGCAGCGGCTGTCCCGGCTGGCCCTGCTTTTGAAATACGCGGCCCCTTCCGGGATTCGTGAAAAGCTTGCGGCATGGTTGCCTGCGCCGCCACCGCCTCCGCCTTCGGCAATCACTCCTGAAATGCGGGCGGAAGCGGATAAGCTCATTGCGGCGCGGACCGGATCTTTCCAGCAGGCCACTGCGGATAAAGGAAAAGGCGCTGCCGTTTTCACCGCGAACTGTGCCTCGTGCCATGCCATCGGCGGAAAGGGTGCCCTAGTGGGACCGCAGCTCGATGGGATCGGGAACCGGGGGCCGGCGCGTTTGATTGAGGACATCCTCGATCCCAGCCGGAATGTGGATGCCCATTTCCGCCTGCACTTGATCACGAAAAAGGACGGCAGTGTGATCGGAGGGCTGGAGCGCGGCTCGGTGGGAGAAGTGCTCGTCTGCGTGGATGCGGCGGGGAACGAACACCGGGTCCCCAAGTCGGAAATTTCGAGCAATGAGGAGACCGGCCTTTCGCTGATGCCGCCCTCTTTTGCCGCCGCGATTCCGGAGGGGGATTTCCATGCGCTGCTGGCTTGGCTTCTGGATTTCAAGTGA
- the tdh gene encoding L-threonine 3-dehydrogenase — translation MKALVKATAGPGLEMMDVPMPEVGPMDVLIKIKKTSICGTDVHIWKWDAWAARTIPVPMHVGHEFSGVVEAVGSGVTDIVPGELVSGEGHIVCGRCRNCLAGRRHLCPNTLGVGVNRPGAFAEYLSIPYRNVYKVDPAIPEDVISCFDPLGNAVHTALSWDLVAEDVLITGAGPIGCMAAAVCRFAGARHVVVTDVNPWRLKLAEKLGATRTVNVAEESLGDAMKSLGMKEGFDVGLEMSGHPSGLNDILNHTSNGAKVSLLGIFPDKVAIDWDKVIFKGLILKGIYGREMFETWYKMSSMIRAGLDISPVITHRFPVADFKLGFETMMSGQSGKVVLDWTV, via the coding sequence ATGAAAGCACTCGTCAAAGCCACCGCAGGCCCCGGTCTCGAAATGATGGACGTCCCGATGCCCGAAGTCGGGCCGATGGATGTGCTCATCAAGATCAAGAAGACTTCGATCTGCGGCACCGACGTCCACATCTGGAAGTGGGATGCTTGGGCGGCTCGCACCATCCCGGTGCCGATGCATGTCGGCCATGAGTTCAGCGGTGTGGTGGAAGCGGTGGGTTCCGGTGTGACGGATATCGTCCCCGGCGAGCTTGTCTCGGGTGAAGGTCACATCGTCTGTGGACGCTGCCGCAACTGTCTCGCCGGTCGCCGCCACCTTTGCCCGAATACCTTGGGGGTCGGCGTGAATCGTCCGGGGGCCTTTGCCGAGTATCTTTCGATTCCTTACCGCAACGTCTACAAGGTCGACCCGGCGATCCCGGAAGACGTGATCTCTTGCTTCGACCCGCTGGGCAACGCAGTGCACACCGCGCTGTCATGGGATCTGGTCGCCGAGGACGTGCTGATCACCGGTGCCGGCCCGATCGGCTGCATGGCCGCGGCCGTGTGCCGCTTCGCCGGCGCCCGCCATGTGGTGGTGACCGATGTGAATCCGTGGCGCTTGAAGCTTGCGGAGAAGCTCGGGGCGACCCGCACCGTGAATGTTGCCGAAGAGTCCCTTGGCGATGCGATGAAGTCTCTGGGGATGAAGGAAGGCTTCGACGTCGGGCTTGAGATGTCCGGACATCCTTCGGGGCTGAATGACATTCTCAACCACACCTCAAACGGGGCGAAGGTTTCCTTGCTGGGGATCTTCCCGGACAAGGTGGCGATCGATTGGGACAAGGTGATTTTCAAAGGTCTGATCCTGAAGGGGATCTACGGCCGCGAGATGTTCGAGACCTGGTACAAGATGAGCAGCATGATCCGTGCGGGTCTGGATATTTCGCCCGTGATCACGCATCGCTTCCCGGTGGCCGATTTCAAGCTGGGCTTCGAGACCATGATGTCCGGTCAGTCGGGCAAGGTGGTGCTTGATTGGACGGTGTGA
- a CDS encoding DUF642 domain-containing protein gives MSSSPLITRRTLYLGALLSVCAGTFFWAQYHRQVSPGGASSGMESPRNSKARETLITGEAVKSEVTAREADTISPAVSPATPAVSRELNIATNPYAAGLKGPGKSKRAWDERFIQSFSQAKEGDPVRFELTEGVVAEGVVKIVQSDGAVVSYVSGELSAPEKGKFFFITPPEGGKAGKAVGVVEFPGSETAYRIEPTGANGEPELWQRRLDEVVCMGMAEADPAMLEEAKCSCGKPHDIVPLRPDQVPDYVPEHNDEIISLQSYPGSQAVMLLDFAGGYTSGWGGVTYARPNVSNEVIKDIWKRVAEDYMPFNINVTTDINVFLAAPAASRQRCCYTTTPITPAGVAYFGSWNWGNDTVCWSVYNVGKAAAEVGSHEVGHTLGLAHQGQNGGGEYYGGHGGGETGWAPIMGVGYYQAVTTWAKGEYSNANQQQDQLQTITTTNNNVGYRNDDTGSTLATSRYLEIKADNTISAEGVIERTADTDAFQFTTTGGAVSLRVDPVAPGDWGNLATMATLADASGNVLATANAQDDVSSTITTTLAAGTYTFRVTGAGKNDPLTNGFTDYGSLGYYAISGSVAGARQPTRLSVAERAPNNTIVGNVPANNPNSSALVYTITGGNTGGTFSISTTGVLQVANNALLDYHALAATPSLYAAQFELFVTITNLSNGALTETNRRVVVSVDQLYAPVPAGLAATLDSSLRIRLEWGESNGATGYLVKRSTTSGGPYTSLGTVSGTSYSDASITHGVTYYYVVTAVNANGESNNSAEARALGSSVAGGFESPRLSSGTFRYSPTGNTGGWTFGGGAGNGSGIATNGSAFGSPTAPEGSQVAFIQSYGTLTQTFSGFTPGTQYRISYLAAQRGSQSGQTWNLVVDGNVLQSNPAGSTSFTAYGASFTATLALHTLSFVGTNLAGGDNTVFIDNVQIATAGPTIPNFSFEAPALGGGSGAYRYNPTGGSWTFNGTAGNGSGIAGNGSAFGTPDAPHGSQVAFIQQNGTITQTLTGFTAGKAYTLNYLAAQRGGSYGGQTWDVKIGSSIIQSNNVPGSTSFTSHTANFVATGSSQTLSFVGTNINGGDRSVFIDNVSITPRDSLSTVLPVVALTSPANDTVFPAYAPVNLTASVTANGNAIDAVQFFVGKKLIGEIGSAPYTCAWGNVTGGRHTAFARVLFNDGSIADSAPLVFVVAASNLNLGFEAPSLGGGHQYTPAGASWKFTATGIAANGSSFNNPNAPEGSQVGFVQFKGTTTQIITGFIPGTSYTISYAAAQRPGNQQTWDLKVDGAVIQSYTGGSSTFSTRTASFTATAGYHELSFEGTNLNGGDNTIFIDNISFNPPLQTSQSPVLVADTSPATTVDVVGSEVRFVAAFGSALPTAYQWQKIVNGQATNIAGATSTTLTLSSLQLADAGYYRLQATNSAGVSVSAVSQLTVNAVPAAVDNVITSYAAQTGLGSAAALFQSTWEVVPGSLIASKAPSETGNGNFTNSTNVLTDGSVGRSVYGSGGATASQVTCGSSAGQSVTYNLGTASGGYSLSGIVVYGGWPDAGRDQQAYTVSYSTVSSPTVFTPLAEVDYNPENASAVQAATRSTIRSATAAPLASSVAALRFDFANPEPENGYCGYTEIAVYGTPAAPVVTMQTSPATATDVVGGQVSFTASVVGAAPLSYQWQKVVGGVPSNISGATSPMLTLSNLQTSDAASYQLRVTNAQGNVTTAAAKLTVNNVPAAVNNVITSLAAQTGLGGNTTFEPSWKLTADDSVIRGMMPSTAAGNFSLNSNGRTLAALTTARSLAISPTTGGDNSINYLSGGNGGGAGASVIYMLPAGGSGYSLTKIIVHGGWSDAGRDQQAYTVSYSKVATPTTFVPLGSVNYNPSNPSAVQSTTRSTLTAANGILATNVAALKFDFTNPGSENGWVGYAQLAVHGVPTLSAPINLIATAGDAQASLSWAATPGATTYNVKRSTVSGGPYSTVGNVSTTSFVNTGLSNGTPYYYVVTALNAGGETGSSGQVSVTPIPEGYDGWLAAYPSLTGPDRLPDADPDGDGMPNGVEFMTGTSPENGSGGSPIASHLDSSGNLVLTFKRVDAAKDYTIEVDSATELGTPWTSVVVSKNAISSAAMTVVENGSAPDDVTVVIPANGEPKKFARVRITIP, from the coding sequence GTGTCTTCCTCTCCTCTCATCACGCGCCGAACGCTCTATCTCGGAGCTCTCCTGTCCGTTTGCGCCGGGACCTTCTTCTGGGCGCAGTACCATCGACAGGTATCCCCGGGCGGAGCTAGCAGCGGGATGGAGTCCCCGCGGAACAGCAAGGCTAGAGAAACCCTGATCACTGGTGAAGCCGTTAAGAGCGAGGTCACTGCGAGGGAGGCCGATACGATTTCTCCTGCGGTTTCCCCCGCAACACCCGCTGTTTCGCGGGAGCTGAATATTGCAACGAATCCCTATGCCGCCGGTTTAAAGGGGCCTGGCAAATCGAAGCGTGCCTGGGACGAGCGCTTTATCCAGAGCTTCAGCCAGGCGAAGGAGGGCGATCCGGTCCGCTTCGAATTGACGGAAGGAGTCGTGGCCGAGGGCGTGGTGAAGATCGTCCAGTCGGATGGCGCGGTGGTCTCGTACGTCTCTGGTGAGCTGAGTGCTCCGGAGAAAGGAAAGTTCTTCTTCATCACACCTCCGGAAGGAGGGAAGGCGGGCAAGGCCGTCGGCGTGGTGGAGTTCCCTGGCAGCGAGACTGCCTACCGCATCGAGCCGACCGGAGCGAACGGCGAGCCGGAGCTTTGGCAGCGCCGTTTGGACGAAGTCGTATGCATGGGCATGGCGGAGGCAGATCCTGCGATGCTTGAGGAAGCCAAATGCTCCTGTGGCAAGCCGCATGACATCGTCCCGCTGCGTCCGGATCAGGTTCCGGACTATGTGCCCGAGCACAATGACGAGATCATTTCCCTGCAGAGCTATCCCGGCTCCCAAGCGGTGATGCTTCTGGATTTCGCAGGCGGCTACACGAGTGGCTGGGGAGGGGTGACTTATGCGCGGCCCAACGTCAGCAATGAGGTGATCAAGGACATCTGGAAGCGGGTGGCGGAGGACTACATGCCCTTCAACATCAACGTGACGACAGACATCAATGTCTTCCTCGCGGCGCCAGCCGCCAGCCGTCAGCGCTGCTGCTACACCACCACGCCGATCACGCCGGCGGGGGTGGCATACTTCGGCTCCTGGAACTGGGGCAACGACACGGTCTGCTGGTCGGTCTACAATGTCGGCAAGGCAGCGGCGGAAGTCGGTTCGCATGAAGTCGGCCATACGCTGGGTCTTGCCCACCAAGGTCAGAATGGCGGTGGTGAATACTATGGCGGCCACGGTGGCGGTGAGACCGGTTGGGCACCGATCATGGGTGTCGGCTACTATCAAGCGGTGACCACTTGGGCGAAGGGCGAGTATTCAAATGCCAACCAGCAGCAGGACCAGCTCCAGACGATCACCACGACGAACAACAACGTCGGCTATCGCAATGATGATACCGGCAGTACCTTGGCGACATCGCGTTATCTCGAGATCAAAGCGGACAACACGATATCTGCGGAGGGCGTGATCGAACGCACCGCCGACACGGATGCTTTTCAATTCACCACCACCGGAGGCGCGGTGAGCTTGCGCGTGGATCCGGTGGCTCCGGGAGACTGGGGAAACCTGGCCACGATGGCCACTCTTGCGGATGCCTCGGGCAATGTCCTTGCCACGGCCAATGCGCAGGACGATGTCTCCTCCACGATCACGACCACACTCGCGGCGGGCACCTATACCTTCCGTGTCACGGGAGCCGGCAAGAACGACCCGTTGACCAATGGCTTCACGGATTATGGTAGCCTCGGTTACTATGCCATCTCCGGCAGCGTGGCGGGGGCACGACAGCCCACGCGCCTCAGCGTGGCGGAGCGCGCGCCAAACAACACGATCGTCGGCAACGTGCCGGCTAACAATCCGAACAGCAGCGCGCTGGTTTACACGATTACCGGTGGCAACACCGGGGGAACCTTTTCGATCAGCACTACCGGCGTGCTGCAAGTGGCGAATAATGCGCTGCTGGACTACCATGCGCTGGCCGCCACTCCATCGCTCTACGCCGCCCAGTTCGAGCTCTTCGTGACGATTACGAACCTCAGCAACGGGGCGCTGACAGAGACGAACCGCCGCGTGGTGGTCTCGGTTGATCAGCTTTATGCGCCGGTGCCCGCCGGACTTGCCGCCACTTTGGACAGCAGCTTGCGGATCAGACTGGAGTGGGGGGAAAGCAACGGTGCGACAGGCTACCTTGTGAAGCGCTCCACGACCTCGGGAGGTCCCTACACGAGCTTGGGGACGGTGAGCGGCACAAGCTACTCCGACGCCTCGATCACGCATGGCGTGACCTATTACTACGTGGTCACCGCGGTGAACGCGAATGGTGAGAGCAATAACTCGGCGGAGGCCCGCGCGCTTGGTTCCTCCGTCGCCGGTGGCTTCGAGTCGCCGAGGCTTTCCTCCGGCACCTTCCGCTATAGCCCGACCGGCAATACCGGCGGCTGGACCTTCGGCGGTGGAGCGGGAAATGGTTCGGGGATTGCGACGAATGGCAGTGCCTTTGGAAGTCCTACCGCGCCTGAAGGAAGCCAGGTAGCCTTCATCCAGTCCTATGGCACACTGACGCAGACCTTCTCCGGCTTCACTCCGGGCACGCAGTATAGGATCTCCTACTTGGCCGCGCAGCGTGGGTCGCAAAGCGGCCAGACTTGGAATCTGGTGGTGGATGGAAATGTCCTCCAATCGAACCCTGCAGGATCGACGAGTTTCACCGCCTATGGCGCGAGCTTCACCGCCACTTTGGCCCTTCACACGCTCTCCTTCGTGGGAACGAATCTCGCGGGAGGGGATAACACGGTCTTCATCGACAACGTGCAGATCGCGACCGCTGGTCCCACGATCCCGAATTTCAGCTTTGAGGCACCCGCCCTCGGCGGTGGTTCAGGAGCGTATCGCTACAATCCTACCGGAGGCTCGTGGACCTTCAATGGCACGGCGGGCAATGGCTCGGGGATCGCGGGAAATGGCAGCGCCTTCGGGACACCGGATGCGCCGCATGGCTCGCAGGTCGCCTTCATCCAACAGAACGGCACGATCACGCAGACGCTCACCGGCTTCACCGCGGGCAAGGCCTACACGCTGAACTACCTCGCGGCCCAGCGCGGCGGCAGTTACGGCGGCCAGACCTGGGATGTGAAGATTGGCAGCTCGATCATCCAATCGAACAACGTTCCGGGAAGCACGAGCTTCACTTCCCATACGGCGAATTTCGTCGCCACGGGATCTTCCCAGACGCTGTCCTTCGTCGGGACGAACATCAATGGCGGCGATCGCAGCGTGTTCATCGACAACGTGAGCATCACGCCGCGCGATTCACTTTCGACGGTGCTGCCGGTAGTGGCTCTCACCAGCCCGGCGAACGATACCGTGTTTCCGGCTTATGCTCCGGTCAACCTGACGGCATCCGTCACCGCGAATGGCAATGCGATTGATGCGGTGCAGTTCTTTGTCGGCAAAAAGCTGATCGGAGAGATTGGCAGCGCGCCCTATACCTGTGCATGGGGCAATGTAACGGGCGGCCGACACACGGCATTTGCTCGCGTGCTCTTCAACGATGGTAGCATTGCGGACTCTGCTCCGCTGGTATTCGTCGTGGCTGCCAGCAATCTCAACCTCGGCTTCGAGGCGCCATCTCTGGGGGGCGGGCATCAGTACACGCCTGCGGGTGCCTCGTGGAAATTCACGGCGACGGGCATCGCCGCCAATGGCAGCTCCTTCAACAACCCGAATGCTCCGGAAGGAAGCCAGGTCGGCTTCGTGCAGTTCAAGGGTACGACGACACAGATCATCACGGGCTTCATTCCGGGGACCAGCTACACGATTTCCTATGCGGCGGCGCAGCGACCCGGGAACCAGCAGACCTGGGATCTGAAGGTCGATGGCGCGGTCATCCAGTCCTACACGGGTGGCAGCTCCACTTTCAGCACTCGGACGGCGAGCTTCACCGCGACAGCCGGGTATCATGAACTGAGCTTCGAGGGAACGAACCTGAACGGTGGCGACAACACGATCTTCATCGACAACATCAGCTTCAACCCGCCGCTGCAGACCAGCCAGAGCCCGGTGCTTGTCGCGGATACCTCGCCCGCCACGACGGTGGATGTGGTGGGCAGCGAAGTGCGCTTCGTGGCCGCATTTGGCAGTGCTCTTCCGACGGCCTACCAGTGGCAGAAGATCGTCAACGGACAGGCGACGAATATCGCGGGGGCCACTTCCACGACGCTGACGCTCTCCAGCCTGCAATTGGCTGATGCGGGATACTACCGCTTGCAGGCAACCAATAGTGCCGGTGTTTCGGTCAGTGCGGTGAGCCAGCTCACGGTCAACGCCGTCCCGGCAGCAGTGGATAATGTCATCACCAGCTACGCGGCGCAGACCGGTCTGGGCAGTGCAGCTGCTCTTTTCCAGAGCACTTGGGAAGTGGTGCCGGGCAGCTTGATCGCTTCGAAAGCACCCTCCGAGACAGGAAACGGGAATTTCACGAACAGCACCAACGTGCTGACCGATGGTAGCGTGGGGCGTTCGGTCTATGGATCGGGTGGGGCGACGGCATCGCAGGTGACCTGCGGTAGCAGTGCCGGCCAATCGGTCACTTACAATCTGGGAACCGCCTCGGGAGGCTATAGCCTATCCGGGATCGTGGTCTATGGTGGCTGGCCGGATGCTGGCCGCGATCAGCAGGCCTATACGGTTTCTTATTCCACTGTTTCTTCACCCACGGTTTTCACGCCGCTGGCGGAGGTAGACTACAATCCTGAGAATGCTTCAGCGGTTCAAGCCGCCACGCGGTCGACGATTCGCTCGGCCACGGCTGCTCCGCTGGCAAGCAGTGTTGCGGCGCTGCGATTCGACTTCGCGAATCCCGAACCCGAGAACGGCTACTGCGGCTACACCGAGATTGCAGTCTATGGCACTCCGGCAGCGCCGGTGGTCACGATGCAGACCTCTCCAGCCACGGCGACCGATGTGGTCGGCGGTCAGGTGAGCTTCACGGCTTCGGTCGTCGGAGCTGCGCCACTATCGTATCAGTGGCAGAAAGTCGTAGGAGGCGTGCCGAGCAATATTTCGGGAGCGACGTCACCCATGCTGACTCTCAGCAACCTCCAGACCAGTGATGCCGCGAGCTATCAGCTGCGCGTGACCAATGCGCAGGGCAATGTCACCACCGCTGCGGCCAAGCTCACGGTGAACAATGTCCCGGCTGCGGTGAACAACGTCATCACCTCGCTGGCGGCGCAAACGGGGCTCGGAGGAAACACGACCTTCGAGCCGAGTTGGAAGCTGACCGCGGATGACAGCGTGATCCGGGGGATGATGCCATCCACGGCGGCAGGGAATTTCAGCCTGAACTCGAATGGCAGGACGCTGGCCGCGCTGACCACGGCTCGCAGCCTTGCCATCAGTCCGACGACAGGAGGCGACAACAGCATCAACTATCTGAGCGGTGGCAATGGCGGGGGAGCCGGCGCTTCGGTAATCTACATGCTGCCCGCGGGCGGCAGCGGCTATTCGCTTACGAAGATCATCGTCCATGGGGGATGGTCGGATGCAGGCCGCGACCAGCAGGCCTACACCGTCTCCTATTCGAAGGTGGCCACGCCGACGACCTTCGTGCCACTGGGTTCCGTGAACTACAATCCATCCAATCCGTCGGCAGTGCAGTCCACGACGCGATCCACGCTGACGGCGGCGAATGGGATCCTGGCGACCAATGTGGCGGCGTTGAAATTCGACTTCACGAATCCGGGGTCCGAGAATGGCTGGGTCGGCTATGCGCAGTTGGCGGTCCATGGTGTGCCCACGCTTTCGGCACCGATCAATCTGATCGCGACGGCGGGCGATGCGCAGGCGAGCTTGAGCTGGGCGGCTACGCCGGGTGCCACGACTTATAATGTGAAGCGCTCGACGGTGAGCGGCGGGCCTTACAGCACGGTGGGGAATGTTTCGACCACGAGCTTCGTGAATACCGGGCTGAGTAATGGCACGCCTTACTACTATGTCGTGACGGCATTGAATGCCGGTGGTGAAACGGGCAGCTCCGGGCAGGTCTCGGTGACGCCGATTCCCGAGGGCTACGATGGTTGGCTGGCGGCCTATCCGTCTTTGACGGGGCCGGATCGCCTGCCCGATGCAGATCCGGACGGCGACGGGATGCCAAATGGGGTCGAGTTCATGACAGGCACTTCGCCGGAGAATGGAAGCGGTGGATCCCCGATTGCGAGCCATCTGGATAGCTCGGGAAATCTCGTGCTGACCTTCAAGCGGGTGGACGCCGCGAAGGATTACACGATCGAAGTTGATAGCGCGACGGAACTCGGCACGCCGTGGACCTCGGTGGTGGTTTCCAAGAATGCCATCAGCAGTGCGGCGATGACGGTGGTGGAGAATGGAAGCGCACCGGATGACGTTACCGTGGTGATTCCTGCGAACGGCGAGCCGAAGAAGTTCGCACGCGTGAGGATCACGATTCCCTGA